The following proteins are encoded in a genomic region of Brachypodium distachyon strain Bd21 chromosome 1, Brachypodium_distachyon_v3.0, whole genome shotgun sequence:
- the LOC100825385 gene encoding signal peptidase complex-like protein DTM1, which produces MMGRDELLRRSLVALAAAVVVTGVATASVRKAVATYVYGILAIAGVLLPDWEFFDRDFSQWLTPMPASRRTAAAAAAEREHDIWKFKPYPLRMTMLATIYGFGLYKWWNYVSS; this is translated from the exons ATGATGGGGAGGGACGAGCTGCTGCGGCggagcctcgtggcgctggcggcggccgtggtggTCACAGGGGTGGCGACGGCGTCGGTGCGGAAGGCGGTGGCCACGTACGTGTACGGGATCCTGGCCATCGCCGGCGTGCTCCTCCCGGACTGGGAGTTCTTCGACCGCGACTTCTCCCAGTGGCTCACCCCCATGCCCGCCTCCCGTcgcacggccgccgccgccgccgcggaacGAGAGCACGACATCTGGAA ATTTAAGCCCTATCCACTTCGGATGACCATGCTTGCGACGATCTACGGGTTCGGGCTATACAAGTGGTGGAACTATGTATCTAGCTAG